One window from the genome of Chloroherpetonaceae bacterium encodes:
- a CDS encoding 6-hydroxymethylpterin diphosphokinase MptE-like protein — MKFHNLHKNQQCIIIGNGPSLSKVDMNIFKSVTTFGVNKIFLLYPKTLWRPTYHFFLDPYVIRQSYDAIQKYKNDSSFFLNFDNVGDLYKREPSFYYYRSQNVLGFNKFLPSMTVSDGQSVTYVVLQFAYIMGFKTVYLFGIDHNHHFVSNTPSKEIITDSHPKNHFDPNYFETGQVWWKPDKDYIEMAYRLAKFFYERDDRKIYDCTINGNLNIFEKMDYQEALLRIHQSH; from the coding sequence ATGAAATTTCATAATCTTCACAAAAATCAGCAATGTATAATTATTGGTAACGGTCCTTCTCTAAGTAAAGTTGATATGAATATATTTAAGTCTGTCACTACTTTTGGAGTTAATAAGATTTTTTTACTTTACCCTAAAACACTATGGAGACCAACGTATCATTTTTTTTTGGATCCTTATGTTATCAGACAATCCTATGATGCAATCCAAAAGTATAAAAATGACTCGTCTTTTTTTTTGAATTTTGATAATGTAGGAGATTTATATAAAAGGGAACCTAGTTTCTACTATTACCGGTCCCAAAATGTATTGGGATTTAATAAATTTCTTCCCTCTATGACGGTTTCAGATGGTCAATCAGTAACTTATGTTGTTCTACAATTTGCATATATTATGGGTTTCAAAACAGTTTATCTTTTCGGAATTGATCATAATCATCACTTTGTTTCTAATACACCTTCTAAAGAAATAATTACTGATTCACATCCGAAGAATCATTTTGATCCAAACTATTTTGAAACTGGTCAAGTATGGTGGAAGCCCGATAAAGACTATATTGAAATGGCTTATCGCTTGGCAAAGTTTTTTTATGAGCGTGATGATCGTAAAATTTACGATTGTACGATAAATGGTAATCTCAATATATTTGAAAAAATGGATTATCAAGAAGCTCTTTTAAGGATTCATCAATCGCACTAA
- a CDS encoding glycosyltransferase, whose protein sequence is MKIAFICKYSGNSWDGSEELWYEAANKALEDKHEVFIFLKQRQIIAEQFYLLEKRGAKLFFHSKLSDNLNYFQRKVKRLFQVLKLYKEANPFLVCEKLKVDLICVSQGKTFDSILNPDLMDFLINTHIPYVLISQQNDERYYLSDQNFENVRYLVSKAKCFYFVSKKNLELAKSQLVLDNFNYKVLLNPAKTLSNISIPFPYFEIPKFATLSRLNIYEKGLDILLKVLSKKKWLEREWKLSIFGDGINSKTLEMLISHLNLSEKVHLMGFASDLNKVWASHQLLLLPSRVEGSSLALLEAMACGRPALVTDTGGNAEIVKNGYNGFVASYPTEEHLDLALENAWITFNQWRELGENASISIRGLYKDSKSFYDEVITNI, encoded by the coding sequence ATGAAAATAGCTTTTATCTGCAAATATTCAGGTAACTCTTGGGATGGTAGTGAGGAACTTTGGTATGAAGCTGCAAATAAAGCTCTTGAAGATAAGCATGAAGTTTTTATTTTTTTAAAGCAGCGTCAGATAATCGCTGAACAATTTTATCTTCTTGAAAAGCGAGGTGCAAAATTATTCTTTCACTCAAAACTATCGGATAATCTTAATTATTTTCAAAGAAAAGTCAAAAGACTATTTCAAGTTCTTAAATTATACAAAGAAGCTAATCCTTTTTTAGTGTGTGAAAAACTTAAGGTTGATTTGATTTGCGTTTCTCAAGGTAAAACGTTTGATTCTATTTTAAATCCTGATTTAATGGATTTTCTTATTAACACTCATATTCCTTATGTTCTTATTTCTCAGCAAAATGATGAACGTTATTATTTAAGTGATCAAAATTTTGAGAATGTTAGATATTTGGTAAGTAAGGCAAAGTGCTTCTATTTTGTCTCAAAGAAAAATCTTGAACTTGCAAAATCTCAATTAGTATTAGATAATTTTAATTATAAAGTTTTATTAAATCCTGCAAAAACCCTTTCTAATATATCTATACCATTTCCATATTTTGAGATACCAAAATTTGCAACTCTTTCTCGACTGAATATTTATGAAAAAGGGCTTGATATTTTATTAAAAGTACTTTCAAAAAAGAAGTGGTTGGAGAGAGAATGGAAATTGTCTATATTTGGTGATGGAATTAATTCTAAGACCTTAGAAATGCTTATTTCTCATCTTAACTTATCTGAAAAGGTTCATTTAATGGGTTTTGCTTCTGATCTCAATAAAGTGTGGGCCTCTCATCAATTGTTGCTCTTACCTTCTCGAGTAGAAGGTTCTTCTCTTGCACTTTTGGAAGCAATGGCCTGTGGAAGGCCTGCTCTTGTAACTGACACCGGTGGTAATGCAGAAATTGTTAAAAATGGTTATAATGGCTTTGTTGCTTCATATCCTACTGAGGAACATCTTGATTTAGCTCTGGAAAATGCTTGGATTACTTTTAATCAATGGCGAGAATTGGGAGAAAATGCTTCTATTTCAATACGTGGTTTGTACAAAGATTCTAAGTCATTTTATGACGAAGTTATTACTAATATTTAA